The Anaerolineae bacterium genome contains the following window.
ATAGTCATTGACGAAGGACGAATGACAAAATCTGGTCGTTCATCCTTCGTCGTTCGTCATTCGTCGTTCGTCGTTGGTCAGATATGCAAACATCCAAACACATTCAAGAACTGCTGTTCACTTTAAAAAAAAGGCTCAGGGGCGAGGTCAGGTTTGACGCCCTCACCCGCCAGCTCTACAGCACCGATGCCTCCTGCTACCGGGTGGTCCCGGCAGGCGTGGTCATTCCCCGTGATGTAGATGACGTGGCCGCGGCTATCGAACTGGCCCACCGCTATCAGGTTTCGGTGGTGCCTCGCGGGGCCGGAACCAGCGTTTCCGGCCAGGCCATTGGCCCCGGCTTGATCATTGACCACTCTCGCCATGTAGACCGTCTCCTGGAGATCAACCCCGCCGAACGTTGGGCCA
Protein-coding sequences here:
- a CDS encoding FAD-binding oxidoreductase, which produces MQTSKHIQELLFTLKKRLRGEVRFDALTRQLYSTDASCYRVVPAGVVIPRDVDDVAAAIELAHRYQVSVVPRGAGTSVSGQAIGPGLIIDHSRHVDRLLEINPAERWAKAEAGMVLGSLNTALRPYQLMVGPDPGSTPMATLGGVAGNNSTGMHSVKYGMLVDHIREVDVILADGSQVNFGPRSPAQVAALAQQT